A DNA window from Streptomyces bacillaris contains the following coding sequences:
- a CDS encoding HRDC domain-containing protein: MTDAQETAADTSLRTTGGAPPDDVAPAPIPLLEPREGIPPVVASDDALARVIADFARGTGPVAVDAERASGYRYGQRAYLVQLRRDGAGSALVDPVGCPDLSGLSTALTGSEWILHAATQDLPCLRDIGMAPTSLFDTELAGRLAGFPRVGLGAMVENVLGYALEKGHSAVDWSTRPLPEPWLRYAALDVELLIDLRDALEEELERQGKLEWAREEFDAIASAPPAPPRKDPWRRTSGMHKVRRRRQMAVVRELWNARDQVAQRRDISPGKVLGDAAIVEAALALPANVQALTALPGFGHRMGRRQLEQWQAAVDRARALPESELPQPGQQPAGPPPPRSWADKDPAAAARLSAARTAVSELAERLHMPQENLITPDTVRRVCWEPPKSLTPGAVEDTLAAYGARHWQIEQVGPLLVRALAAGA, encoded by the coding sequence GTGACCGACGCCCAAGAGACCGCAGCAGACACTTCACTGCGAACCACCGGGGGCGCTCCCCCGGACGACGTCGCCCCGGCGCCGATCCCCTTGCTCGAACCGCGCGAGGGCATTCCCCCGGTGGTGGCCTCCGACGACGCCCTGGCCCGGGTGATCGCGGACTTCGCCCGCGGCACCGGACCGGTGGCCGTCGACGCCGAGCGCGCCTCCGGCTACCGCTACGGCCAGCGCGCCTACCTCGTGCAGCTGCGCCGTGACGGCGCGGGCAGCGCCCTGGTCGACCCGGTCGGCTGCCCCGACCTCTCCGGCCTCTCCACCGCGCTGACCGGCTCCGAGTGGATCCTGCACGCCGCCACCCAGGACCTGCCCTGCCTGCGGGACATAGGCATGGCTCCCACCTCGCTCTTCGACACCGAGCTGGCCGGACGGCTCGCGGGCTTCCCGCGCGTCGGCCTCGGCGCCATGGTCGAGAACGTCCTCGGTTACGCCCTGGAGAAGGGCCACTCCGCCGTCGACTGGTCCACCCGCCCGCTGCCCGAGCCCTGGCTGCGGTACGCGGCGCTCGACGTGGAGCTGCTGATCGACCTGCGCGACGCGCTGGAGGAGGAGCTGGAGCGGCAGGGGAAGCTGGAGTGGGCCCGGGAGGAGTTCGACGCCATCGCCTCGGCGCCGCCCGCCCCGCCCCGCAAGGACCCCTGGCGCCGCACCTCGGGGATGCACAAGGTCCGCCGCCGCCGTCAGATGGCGGTCGTCCGCGAGCTGTGGAACGCCCGGGACCAGGTGGCCCAGCGGCGGGACATCTCCCCCGGCAAGGTGCTCGGCGACGCCGCGATCGTGGAGGCGGCCCTCGCGCTGCCCGCCAATGTGCAGGCGCTGACCGCACTGCCCGGATTCGGCCACCGGATGGGGCGCCGGCAGCTGGAGCAGTGGCAGGCGGCCGTGGACCGGGCCAGGGCGCTGCCGGAGTCGGAGCTGCCGCAGCCCGGCCAGCAGCCGGCCGGGCCGCCGCCCCCGCGCTCCTGGGCGGACAAGGACCCGGCGGCCGCGGCCCGGCTCTCGGCCGCCCGCACCGCCGTCTCGGAGCTGGCCGAGCGGCTCCACATGCCCCAGGAGAACCTGATCACCCCGGACACCGTGCGCCGGGTCTGCTGGGAGCCGCCGAAGAGCCTGACACCGGGCGCGGTGGAGGACACCCTCGCGGCGTACGGGGCCCGGCACTGGCAGATCGAGCAGGTCGGCCCGCTCCTGGTCCGGGCGCTCGCCGCCGGCGCCTGA
- a CDS encoding thiolase family protein, translating into MPRTIRDVVFVDGVRTPFGKAGPKGIYHETRADDLVVKAIRELLRRNPDLDPKKIDEVAIAATTQIGDQGLTLGRTAGILAGLPQSVPGYSIDRMCAGALTAVTSTAGSIAFGAYDVVVAGGVEHMGRHPMGEGVDPNPRFVSEKLVDESALFMGMTAENLHDRYPTITKERADAYAVRSQEKAAKAYANGKIQQDLVPVSVRRTNADAGETGWGLVTADEPMRPGTTMESLAGLKTPFRAHGRVTAGNAAGLNDGATASLLAAEDVARELGLPVKMRLVSYAFAGVEPEVMGYGPIPATEKALAQAGLTIDDIGLFEINEAFAVQVLAFLEHYGIADDDARVNQYGGAIAYGHPLASSGVRLMTQLARQFEEQPEVRYGLTTMCVGFGMGATVIWENPHFNADGGDK; encoded by the coding sequence GTGCCTCGTACCATCCGGGACGTCGTCTTCGTCGACGGCGTCCGCACCCCGTTCGGCAAGGCGGGCCCGAAGGGCATCTACCACGAGACCCGCGCCGATGACCTCGTCGTGAAGGCGATCCGGGAGCTGCTGCGCCGCAACCCGGACCTGGACCCCAAGAAGATCGACGAGGTCGCCATCGCCGCGACCACGCAGATCGGGGACCAGGGCCTCACGCTGGGCCGTACCGCCGGAATCCTGGCCGGTCTGCCGCAGTCCGTCCCCGGCTACTCGATCGACCGCATGTGCGCGGGCGCCCTGACCGCCGTCACCTCGACGGCCGGTTCCATCGCCTTCGGCGCGTACGACGTCGTCGTGGCCGGTGGCGTCGAGCACATGGGCCGCCACCCGATGGGCGAGGGCGTCGACCCGAACCCGCGCTTCGTGTCGGAGAAGCTGGTCGACGAGTCCGCCCTGTTCATGGGCATGACGGCGGAGAACCTGCACGACCGCTACCCGACCATCACCAAGGAGCGCGCCGACGCCTACGCGGTGCGCTCGCAGGAGAAGGCCGCCAAGGCGTACGCCAACGGCAAGATCCAGCAGGACCTGGTACCGGTGTCGGTGCGCCGCACCAACGCCGATGCGGGCGAGACGGGCTGGGGCCTGGTCACCGCCGACGAGCCGATGCGCCCGGGCACCACCATGGAGTCCCTGGCGGGCCTGAAGACCCCCTTCCGCGCCCACGGCCGGGTCACGGCCGGTAACGCCGCGGGGCTCAACGACGGCGCCACCGCCTCGCTGCTCGCCGCCGAGGACGTCGCCCGCGAGCTGGGCCTCCCGGTCAAGATGCGCCTGGTCTCGTACGCCTTCGCGGGCGTCGAGCCGGAGGTCATGGGCTACGGCCCGATCCCGGCCACCGAGAAGGCGCTGGCCCAGGCCGGTCTGACCATCGACGACATCGGCCTCTTCGAGATCAACGAGGCCTTCGCCGTGCAGGTGCTCGCCTTCCTGGAGCACTACGGCATCGCCGACGACGACGCCCGCGTCAACCAGTACGGGGGCGCCATCGCGTACGGCCACCCGCTGGCCTCCTCCGGTGTCCGGCTCATGACGCAGCTGGCCCGGCAGTTCGAGGAGCAGCCCGAGGTCCGCTACGGCCTGACGACGATGTGCGTCGGCTTCGGCATGGGCGCCACGGTCATCTGGGAGAACCCGCACTTCAACGCTGACGGAGGCGACAAGTGA
- a CDS encoding 3-hydroxyacyl-CoA dehydrogenase NAD-binding domain-containing protein — protein sequence MSTTTELLKGAAELFPGEVVTQAHVRHLDLPYGAGRFALITLDNGLDHTKPTTFGPQSLANLNAAIDQVEKEAADGTITGVGITGKPFIFAVGADLKGVELLGRHEDALAIGKGGHDVFRRLSGLAVPTFAYYNGAAMGGGVEVGLHCTYRTVSTAIPAFSLPEVFLGLVPGWGGCALLPNLIGADRAVSVIIENSLNQNRQLKGKQVFDLGIADAIFEGADFLEQSLVWTANVLKGSVTVERAEIDRGDAWDQAVARGRAIADSKVHGAAPAAYRALDIIAAAKDGDLSAGFDAEDQALADLIMGGELRSGIYAFNLVQKRAKRPAGAPDKNLARPVTKVGVVGAGLMASQLALLFLRRLEVPVVLTDIDQERVDKGVGYVHAEIEKLLGKGRINQDKANRLKGLVSGVLDKAEGFADADFIIEAVFEEIGVKQQVFAEVEAVAPAHAILATNTSSLSVTEMASKLKNPERVVGFHFFNPVAILPLLEIVRGEQTDDASLATAFGVARKLKKTAVLVKDAPAFVVNRILTRFMGEIQNVIDEGTPVEVAEKAVEPLGLPMSPLVLLELVGPAIGLHVSETLNRAFPERFTVSENLAAVVKAGKRGFYVYDSGAPVLDPEVAALLKQGDTVLTEEQTRDRVLDAVAQEIGLMLEEGVVAEAQDIDLCLITGAGWPFHLGGITPYLDREGVSQRVNGKPFLEQGVASVPA from the coding sequence GTGAGCACCACCACTGAGCTTCTGAAGGGTGCGGCCGAGCTGTTCCCCGGTGAGGTCGTCACGCAGGCGCACGTACGCCACCTGGACCTGCCGTACGGCGCCGGGCGGTTCGCGCTCATCACGCTGGACAACGGCCTGGACCACACCAAGCCGACCACCTTCGGACCGCAGTCGCTGGCGAACCTGAACGCCGCGATCGACCAGGTCGAGAAGGAGGCCGCCGACGGCACCATCACCGGCGTCGGCATCACCGGCAAGCCGTTCATCTTCGCCGTCGGCGCCGACCTCAAGGGCGTCGAGCTGCTCGGCCGCCACGAGGACGCGCTCGCCATCGGCAAGGGCGGCCACGACGTCTTCCGCCGCCTCTCCGGCCTCGCGGTCCCGACGTTCGCGTACTACAACGGCGCGGCGATGGGCGGCGGTGTCGAGGTCGGTCTGCACTGCACCTACCGCACCGTCTCCACCGCCATCCCGGCGTTCTCGCTGCCCGAGGTCTTCCTCGGCCTGGTCCCCGGCTGGGGCGGCTGCGCGCTGCTGCCGAACCTGATCGGCGCGGACCGCGCGGTCTCGGTGATCATCGAGAACTCGCTGAACCAGAACCGCCAGCTCAAGGGCAAGCAGGTCTTCGACCTCGGCATCGCGGACGCGATCTTCGAGGGCGCGGACTTCCTGGAGCAGTCGCTCGTGTGGACCGCGAACGTGCTCAAGGGTTCGGTCACGGTTGAGCGCGCGGAGATCGACCGCGGTGACGCCTGGGACCAGGCCGTCGCCCGCGGCCGGGCCATCGCGGACTCCAAGGTGCACGGCGCGGCCCCGGCCGCGTACCGCGCGCTGGACATCATCGCGGCGGCCAAGGACGGCGACCTCTCCGCCGGCTTCGACGCCGAGGACCAGGCCCTCGCGGACCTGATCATGGGCGGCGAGCTGCGGAGCGGCATCTACGCCTTCAACCTGGTCCAGAAGCGCGCCAAGCGCCCGGCCGGTGCCCCGGACAAGAACCTGGCCCGCCCGGTCACCAAGGTCGGCGTCGTCGGTGCCGGTCTGATGGCCTCGCAGCTGGCGCTGCTGTTCCTGCGCCGCCTGGAGGTCCCGGTCGTCCTCACGGACATCGACCAGGAGCGCGTCGACAAGGGTGTGGGGTACGTCCACGCCGAGATCGAGAAGCTGCTCGGCAAGGGCCGCATCAACCAGGACAAGGCCAACCGTCTCAAGGGCCTGGTCTCCGGTGTCCTCGACAAGGCCGAGGGGTTCGCGGACGCGGACTTCATCATCGAGGCCGTCTTCGAGGAGATCGGCGTCAAGCAGCAGGTGTTCGCGGAGGTCGAGGCGGTCGCCCCGGCGCACGCGATCCTCGCCACCAACACCTCCTCGCTCTCGGTGACCGAGATGGCGTCGAAGCTGAAGAACCCCGAGCGGGTCGTCGGCTTCCACTTCTTCAACCCGGTCGCGATCCTCCCGCTGCTGGAGATCGTCCGCGGCGAGCAGACCGACGACGCCTCGCTGGCGACCGCGTTCGGTGTGGCCCGCAAGCTGAAGAAGACCGCGGTCCTGGTGAAGGACGCCCCGGCGTTCGTCGTCAACCGCATCCTCACCCGCTTCATGGGCGAGATCCAGAACGTCATCGACGAGGGCACCCCGGTCGAGGTCGCGGAGAAGGCCGTCGAGCCGCTCGGCCTGCCGATGTCCCCGCTGGTGCTTCTGGAGCTGGTCGGCCCGGCCATCGGCCTGCACGTCTCCGAGACCCTGAACCGCGCCTTCCCGGAGCGCTTCACCGTCTCCGAGAACCTCGCGGCGGTCGTCAAGGCCGGCAAGCGCGGCTTCTACGTCTACGACTCCGGCGCGCCGGTCCTCGACCCCGAGGTCGCCGCCCTCCTCAAGCAGGGCGACACCGTCCTCACCGAGGAGCAGACCCGCGACCGCGTGCTCGACGCGGTGGCGCAGGAGATCGGCCTGATGCTGGAGGAGGGCGTCGTGGCCGAGGCCCAGGACATCGACCTGTGCCTGATCACCGGCGCGGGCTGGCCCTTCCACCTGGGCGGCATCACGCCGTACCTGGACCGCGAGGGCGTCTCCCAGCGGGTGAACGGCAAGCCGTTCCTGGAGCAGGGCGTGGCGAGCGTGCCCGCCTAG
- a CDS encoding LCP family protein: MSNDAIPAGPRASRRAAGPRKRRRGLRITLGVLLVLLLAGGSTVYWLYSRLDGNIKGVDIDTALGDDRPRKLPTSGQNLLVLGSDSRAGAENEELGGGGKAGGARSDTALVVHIPEGRSQAVAVSIPRDTLVTRPECTEDGGAAVPAEERVMFNSVYAQVGPACVVKTVEKMSGVRIDHYLEIDFAGFKELVDAIGGVTVDVEQDIHDQASGLELTAGRQRLDGTQSLAYVRTRHGIGDGSDLGRIGLQQQFLIALLSEVKSQDLLGSPAGAYRIADSATKALTTDAGLASLTSLAEFGRSMNGIAPASMETIMLPVAYDKADPNRVVAAEPQAGQLWKALREDTAIPEAAKKSPATGG, from the coding sequence ATGAGCAACGACGCCATACCCGCGGGCCCCCGCGCCTCCCGACGCGCGGCCGGGCCCCGTAAACGCCGCCGTGGACTCAGGATCACCCTTGGTGTGCTGCTCGTCCTGCTGCTGGCGGGCGGCTCCACCGTCTACTGGCTCTACAGCCGCCTCGACGGCAACATCAAGGGCGTCGACATCGACACGGCGCTCGGGGACGACCGGCCGCGCAAGCTACCCACCAGCGGGCAGAACCTGCTGGTCCTGGGGTCGGACTCGCGGGCCGGGGCGGAGAACGAGGAGCTGGGCGGCGGCGGGAAGGCCGGTGGCGCGCGCTCCGACACCGCGCTGGTGGTGCACATCCCCGAGGGGCGGTCCCAGGCCGTCGCGGTCTCGATACCCCGCGACACCCTGGTGACCCGGCCCGAGTGCACCGAGGACGGCGGGGCGGCGGTGCCCGCCGAGGAGCGCGTCATGTTCAACTCCGTCTACGCCCAGGTCGGTCCGGCCTGTGTGGTGAAGACCGTGGAGAAGATGTCCGGCGTCCGGATCGACCACTATCTGGAGATCGACTTCGCCGGGTTCAAAGAGCTGGTCGACGCGATCGGCGGGGTCACCGTGGACGTGGAGCAGGACATCCACGACCAGGCGTCGGGGCTGGAGCTGACCGCAGGGCGGCAGCGGCTGGACGGCACCCAGTCCCTCGCGTACGTACGGACCCGGCACGGCATCGGGGACGGCAGCGACCTCGGCCGCATCGGGCTCCAGCAGCAGTTCCTCATCGCCCTGCTCTCCGAGGTCAAGTCGCAGGATCTGCTGGGCAGTCCGGCGGGCGCGTACCGGATCGCGGACTCGGCCACCAAGGCGCTCACCACCGACGCGGGGCTCGCCTCGCTCACCTCGCTGGCGGAGTTCGGCCGCTCGATGAACGGCATCGCCCCGGCCTCGATGGAGACGATCATGCTGCCGGTGGCGTACGACAAGGCCGACCCGAACCGGGTGGTGGCCGCCGAGCCGCAGGCCGGTCAGCTGTGGAAGGCCCTCCGCGAGGACACCGCGATCCCCGAGGCGGCGAAGAAGTCCCCCGCCACCGGGGGCTGA
- a CDS encoding PIN domain-containing protein translates to MSGDAVVLVIVDGANVVGSVPDGWWRDRRGAAERLRDSLVSYAADGVPGVPGPVEIVLVVEGAARGVASVPGVEVVSAPGSGDDLIAELAAGAGPERGCVVVTADRGLRQRVEAYGARCVGPRTVRP, encoded by the coding sequence ATGAGCGGTGACGCGGTGGTGCTGGTGATCGTGGACGGGGCCAATGTGGTCGGGTCCGTGCCCGACGGATGGTGGCGGGACCGGCGCGGTGCCGCCGAGCGGCTGCGGGACTCGCTGGTCTCGTACGCGGCGGACGGGGTGCCGGGGGTCCCGGGGCCCGTCGAGATCGTGCTCGTCGTCGAGGGGGCCGCGCGGGGCGTCGCCTCCGTGCCGGGCGTCGAGGTCGTCTCCGCCCCCGGCAGCGGTGACGACCTGATCGCGGAACTGGCGGCGGGCGCCGGGCCGGAGCGCGGGTGCGTCGTCGTCACCGCCGACCGGGGGCTGCGGCAGCGGGTCGAGGCATACGGGGCTCGGTGCGTGGGGCCCCGTACAGTACGGCCCTAG
- a CDS encoding amino acid permease yields the protein MFRTKSVEQSILDTEEPEHALKKSLSALDLTVFGVGVIIGTGIFVLTGKVAKETAGPATAIAFVVAGVVCALAALCYAEFASTVPVAGSAYTFSYASLGELVAWIIGWDLVLEFALGTAVVAVGWSGYVRSLMDNVNWTMPEALSGPDAAEGFGFDLLAFVLVLILTVILVIGMKLSARVTSVVVAIKVGVVLMVIIAGLFFIKAENYKPFIPPSEKQAAGSGWDAPMVQLIFGYEPTNFGVMGIFTAASIVFFAFIGFDVVATAAEETKLPQRDMPRGILGSLIICTVLYVAVSIVVTGMQHYSELSVSAPLADAFKATGHPFYAGLISFGAAVGLTTVCMILLLGQTRVFFAMSRDGLLPRFFSRTHPRFKTPYRPTILLGVVIAVIAGFTSIDELATLVNIGTLFAFVVVALGVLVLRRTRPDLPRAFRTPWVPVLPIASVAASVWLMLNLPVETWVRFAGWMALGVLIYFVYGRSHSRLGREGR from the coding sequence ATGTTCCGCACAAAATCGGTCGAGCAGTCGATCCTTGACACCGAGGAGCCCGAGCACGCGCTCAAGAAGTCCCTCTCCGCGCTGGACCTCACGGTCTTCGGCGTCGGGGTCATCATCGGCACCGGCATCTTCGTCCTGACGGGCAAGGTCGCCAAGGAGACGGCGGGCCCGGCGACCGCCATCGCGTTCGTGGTCGCGGGCGTCGTCTGCGCCCTGGCCGCGCTCTGCTACGCCGAGTTCGCCTCCACCGTCCCCGTGGCCGGCTCCGCGTACACCTTCTCGTACGCCTCCCTCGGTGAGCTGGTGGCCTGGATCATCGGCTGGGACCTGGTGCTGGAGTTCGCGCTCGGCACGGCGGTGGTCGCGGTCGGCTGGTCCGGCTACGTCCGCTCACTGATGGACAACGTCAACTGGACGATGCCCGAAGCACTCTCGGGGCCGGACGCCGCGGAAGGGTTCGGCTTCGACCTCCTGGCCTTCGTCCTCGTGCTGATCCTGACCGTCATCCTGGTCATCGGCATGAAGCTCTCCGCCCGGGTCACCTCGGTCGTCGTGGCGATCAAGGTCGGCGTGGTCCTCATGGTGATCATCGCGGGTCTCTTCTTCATCAAGGCCGAGAACTACAAGCCGTTCATCCCGCCGTCCGAGAAGCAGGCCGCCGGCTCCGGCTGGGACGCCCCGATGGTCCAGCTGATCTTCGGCTACGAGCCCACCAACTTCGGCGTCATGGGCATCTTCACCGCCGCCTCCATCGTCTTCTTCGCCTTCATCGGCTTCGACGTGGTGGCCACCGCCGCCGAGGAGACCAAGCTGCCCCAGCGCGACATGCCGCGCGGCATCCTCGGCTCGCTCATCATCTGCACGGTGCTCTACGTGGCGGTCTCCATCGTCGTCACCGGCATGCAGCACTACAGCGAACTCTCCGTCAGCGCCCCGCTCGCCGACGCCTTCAAAGCCACCGGACACCCCTTCTACGCCGGTCTGATCAGCTTCGGGGCCGCGGTCGGCCTGACCACGGTCTGCATGATCCTGCTGCTCGGCCAGACCCGTGTCTTCTTCGCGATGAGCCGTGACGGCCTGCTCCCGCGCTTCTTCTCCCGGACGCACCCGCGCTTCAAGACCCCGTACCGCCCGACGATCCTGCTCGGCGTGGTGATCGCGGTCATCGCCGGGTTCACGAGCATCGACGAGCTGGCCACCCTGGTGAACATCGGCACGCTCTTCGCCTTCGTCGTCGTCGCCCTCGGCGTCCTGGTCCTGCGCCGCACCCGCCCCGACCTGCCGCGCGCCTTCCGCACCCCGTGGGTGCCGGTCCTGCCGATCGCCTCGGTGGCCGCCTCGGTCTGGCTGATGCTCAACCTGCCGGTGGAGACCTGGGTACGGTTCGCCGGCTGGATGGCGCTCGGCGTGCTCATCTACTTCGTGTACGGACGCTCGCACAGCCGCCTGGGCCGGGAAGGCCGCTAG
- the dxs gene encoding 1-deoxy-D-xylulose-5-phosphate synthase, producing MDLLTRIKGPRDLDRLSADELEQLAQEIRTFLVDAVSKTGGHLGPNLGVVELTIALHRVFESPRDKVLWDTGHQAYVHKLLTGRQDFSRLKMKGGLSGYPSRAESEHDVIENSHASGVLGWADGLAKANEVLKKDDHVVAVIGDGALTGGMAWEALNNIAAAKDRPLVIVVNDNERSYAPTIGGLANHLATLRTTDGYERFLARGKDILERTPVVGRPLYETLHGAKKGLKDFIAPQGMFEDLGLKYVGPIDGHDIEALESALQRAKRFGGPVIVHCLTEKGRGYTPALEDEADRFHAVGKIHPDTGLPISTSGLDWTSVFGEEMVKLGEEREDIVAITAAMLQPVGLGKFEEAFPDRIYDVGIAEQHGAVSAAGLATGGLHPVFAVYATFLNRAFDQVLMDVALHKCGVTFVLDRAGVTGTDGASHNGMWDMSILQVVPGLRIAAPRDADQVRAQLREAVAVDDAPTVVRFSKGAVGPAVKAVGRAGGMDILREPKADRPDVLIVSVGALAPMCLEIADLLDAQGITSTVVDPRWVKPIDVALAPLAERHRVVVTVEDNSRAGGVGSAVAQALRDAGVDVPLRDFGIPPVFLDHASRGEVMAEIGLTAPDIARQVTGLVAKLDGRFESRAVQPARD from the coding sequence GTGGATCTGCTGACCCGCATCAAGGGACCGCGCGACCTGGACCGGCTCTCCGCCGACGAGCTGGAGCAGCTCGCGCAGGAGATCCGTACGTTCCTCGTCGACGCGGTGTCCAAGACCGGCGGACACCTCGGCCCCAACCTGGGCGTGGTGGAGCTCACGATCGCCCTGCACCGGGTCTTCGAGTCGCCCCGCGACAAGGTGCTCTGGGACACCGGCCACCAGGCTTACGTCCACAAGCTGCTCACCGGCCGCCAGGACTTCTCCCGCCTCAAGATGAAGGGGGGCCTCTCCGGCTACCCCTCCCGTGCCGAGTCCGAGCACGACGTCATCGAGAACAGCCACGCCTCCGGGGTCCTCGGCTGGGCCGACGGCCTCGCCAAGGCGAACGAGGTCCTGAAGAAGGACGACCACGTCGTCGCCGTCATCGGGGACGGCGCGCTCACCGGCGGCATGGCCTGGGAGGCGCTGAACAACATCGCCGCCGCCAAGGACCGCCCGCTCGTCATCGTGGTGAACGACAACGAGCGCTCGTACGCACCCACGATCGGCGGCCTGGCCAACCACCTCGCCACCCTCCGTACGACCGACGGGTACGAACGCTTCCTGGCCCGCGGCAAGGACATCCTGGAGCGCACGCCCGTCGTCGGCCGCCCGCTCTACGAGACCCTGCACGGCGCCAAGAAGGGCCTCAAGGACTTCATCGCCCCGCAGGGCATGTTCGAGGACCTCGGTCTGAAGTACGTCGGCCCGATCGACGGCCATGACATCGAGGCCCTGGAGTCCGCGCTCCAGCGCGCCAAGCGCTTCGGCGGCCCGGTCATCGTGCACTGCCTCACCGAGAAGGGCCGCGGCTACACCCCGGCCCTGGAGGACGAGGCCGACCGCTTCCACGCCGTCGGCAAGATCCACCCGGACACCGGCCTGCCGATCTCCACCTCCGGCCTGGACTGGACCTCGGTCTTCGGCGAGGAGATGGTCAAGCTCGGCGAGGAGCGCGAGGACATCGTCGCGATCACCGCGGCCATGCTCCAGCCCGTCGGCCTCGGCAAGTTCGAGGAGGCCTTCCCCGACCGGATCTACGACGTCGGCATCGCGGAGCAGCACGGCGCGGTCTCCGCGGCGGGCCTCGCCACCGGCGGCCTCCACCCGGTCTTCGCGGTCTACGCCACCTTCCTCAACCGCGCCTTCGACCAGGTCCTGATGGATGTGGCCCTGCACAAGTGCGGCGTCACCTTCGTCCTGGACCGGGCCGGGGTCACCGGCACCGACGGCGCCTCGCACAACGGCATGTGGGACATGTCGATCCTCCAGGTCGTCCCGGGCCTGCGGATCGCCGCCCCGCGCGACGCCGACCAGGTCCGTGCCCAGCTCCGGGAGGCCGTCGCCGTCGACGACGCGCCCACCGTGGTCCGCTTCTCCAAGGGCGCGGTCGGCCCGGCGGTCAAGGCGGTCGGCCGGGCGGGCGGCATGGACATCCTGCGCGAGCCGAAGGCGGACCGCCCGGACGTCCTGATCGTCTCCGTCGGCGCGCTCGCCCCGATGTGCCTGGAGATCGCGGATCTCCTGGACGCCCAGGGCATCACCTCCACCGTCGTCGACCCGCGCTGGGTCAAACCGATCGACGTGGCGCTCGCCCCGCTCGCCGAGCGCCACCGCGTCGTCGTCACCGTCGAGGACAACAGCCGTGCCGGAGGCGTCGGTTCCGCCGTCGCCCAGGCGCTGCGCGACGCCGGTGTCGACGTACCGCTGCGCGACTTCGGCATCCCGCCGGTCTTCCTCGACCACGCCTCGCGCGGTGAGGTCATGGCCGAGATCGGGCTGACCGCGCCGGACATCGCCCGCCAGGTCACCGGCCTGGTCGCCAAGCTCGACGGCCGCTTCGAGAGCCGCGCGGTGCAGCCCGCCCGCGACTGA
- a CDS encoding sugar ABC transporter permease, with protein MTTDKSATSPAKTSDPADAPPVGNPEAAEGAATVVDPRLLIREQGFAGYVAEFKRKISGGDLGSIPVVVGLAIIAIVFQSMNSEFLSAKNISDIATTMVATGMMAVGIIFVLLLGEIDLSVGSVSGVSGALVAVLSVTQGMNEWLAIVVAIVSGAVIGAIHGFFFARIGAPAFAVTLAGLLFWLGFMLQLLGDSGTINLDGDGVVGQLTTYYFTDVAAAYGLAAVSVIGYFAAAFLDTRRREAAGIPARPIADIVLRTAVLAVFAFAAAYMFNQYRGLPLALVLFLIVLVGTDFLLRRTAYGRKIFALGGSVEASRRAGINVTAIRISVFSIAGTFAAIGGLFWASKIAAANQGSGTGDLLMNVIAAAVIGGTSLFGGRGRTWNALLGVMVIVSIQYGLSLEGIATPIQYMITGGVLLATVVIDSVTRKTQKTAGRA; from the coding sequence GTGACCACCGACAAGTCGGCCACCTCGCCGGCCAAGACCTCCGACCCGGCGGACGCCCCGCCGGTCGGCAACCCGGAGGCCGCCGAGGGCGCCGCCACCGTCGTCGACCCCCGCCTCCTCATCCGCGAGCAGGGTTTCGCCGGGTACGTCGCCGAGTTCAAGCGCAAGATCAGCGGCGGCGACCTGGGCTCGATCCCGGTGGTCGTCGGCCTCGCGATCATCGCCATCGTCTTCCAGAGCATGAACTCCGAGTTCCTCTCCGCGAAGAACATCAGCGACATCGCCACCACGATGGTCGCCACCGGCATGATGGCCGTCGGCATCATCTTCGTCCTGCTGCTCGGCGAGATCGACCTCTCGGTCGGCTCCGTCTCCGGTGTCTCCGGCGCCCTCGTCGCGGTGCTCAGCGTCACCCAGGGCATGAACGAGTGGCTGGCCATCGTCGTCGCCATCGTCAGCGGCGCGGTGATCGGCGCGATCCACGGCTTCTTCTTCGCCCGGATCGGCGCGCCCGCCTTCGCCGTCACCCTGGCCGGCCTGCTGTTCTGGCTCGGCTTCATGCTCCAGCTGCTCGGTGACTCCGGCACCATCAACCTGGACGGCGACGGCGTGGTCGGCCAGCTGACCACGTACTACTTCACCGATGTCGCCGCCGCCTACGGGCTCGCCGCCGTCTCGGTGATCGGCTACTTCGCCGCCGCCTTCCTGGACACCCGCCGCCGCGAGGCCGCCGGCATCCCGGCCCGCCCGATCGCCGACATCGTGCTGCGCACCGCCGTCCTCGCGGTGTTCGCCTTCGCCGCCGCGTACATGTTCAACCAGTACCGCGGCCTGCCGCTCGCCCTGGTCCTCTTCCTGATCGTCCTGGTCGGCACGGACTTCCTGCTGCGCCGGACGGCCTACGGGCGGAAGATCTTCGCGCTCGGCGGCAGCGTCGAGGCCTCCCGGCGCGCCGGTATCAACGTCACCGCCATCCGGATCTCCGTCTTCTCCATCGCGGGGACCTTCGCGGCGATCGGCGGCCTCTTCTGGGCCTCCAAGATCGCGGCGGCCAACCAGGGCTCCGGCACCGGAGACCTGCTGATGAACGTCATCGCGGCGGCCGTCATCGGCGGCACCAGCCTCTTCGGCGGCCGCGGCCGCACCTGGAACGCGCTGCTCGGTGTCATGGTGATCGTCTCCATCCAGTACGGACTGTCGCTGGAGGGCATCGCCACGCCGATCCAGTACATGATCACCGGTGGTGTGCTCCTGGCCACGGTCGTCATCGACTCCGTCACCCGGAAGACCCAGAAGACCGCGGGCCGCGCCTGA